Proteins from a genomic interval of Hornefia porci:
- a CDS encoding glutamyl-tRNA amidotransferase, with protein MTRKKNELKTDEIRRRSIITGYAAMVLTCTVGAATCFAAGDPISTVNNLSTFIFSLIRAIGLILLGLGIMQVGLSMKSHDPSARANGFLTLAGGIIITFTKEILNMII; from the coding sequence ATGACTAGGAAAAAGAATGAACTCAAAACTGATGAGATAAGGAGACGGAGCATCATCACCGGATATGCGGCGATGGTGCTAACCTGCACGGTTGGTGCAGCCACCTGCTTTGCGGCAGGCGATCCGATTTCCACGGTGAACAATCTGTCCACGTTTATCTTCAGCCTGATTCGAGCCATCGGGCTGATCCTGCTGGGGTTAGGCATCATGCAAGTGGGATTGTCGATGAAGTCTCACGACCCCAGTGCCCGCGCCAACGGATTTCTGACGCTGGCCGGCGGGATCATCATCACGTTTACAAAAGAAATTCTGAACATGATCATATAG
- a CDS encoding relaxase/mobilization nuclease domain-containing protein, translating into MAVTKIKRIRGNPGNSLSYIGNPEKTRNLGLSDADRQALADIIAYAADESKTEKQYFTTGINCDVENAREQFNITKQSFNKTGGIVCGHCMQSFDGYEVTPEEAHEIGVQMARELWGDRFQIVVATHLNTNNVHNHIVFNSVSFVDGKRFHFCTEETMRIRAVSDRICRERNLSVIEHPEGKRVPYSLFKMEKAGMPTRYNVARQALDEAISVSANIEEFKSELKKRGYLYQFNPRRKYWTVTPPGWTKAIRTDRLGDTYTREMIQQRVFSNDIGVRMQRLQKESRSSNHYDLKRRIDKIMGRSGLEKLYLRYCYELGYLPKYRQNPVRLHAVLKEELLKCDLYSEEAKLLARYNIGTEEDLEKRMKSLTEDYSSISARRNELRQKLRRKMPEEEDAKYREQVRKLTAELKDTRKELKLCRDIRERSGQVERNLETVIEDRTRGKERKPL; encoded by the coding sequence ATGGCAGTGACGAAAATCAAAAGGATCCGGGGCAATCCTGGAAACTCTTTGTCATATATCGGCAATCCGGAGAAGACCAGAAACCTTGGCCTCTCCGATGCAGACCGGCAGGCACTGGCGGACATCATTGCCTATGCCGCCGACGAAAGCAAAACGGAGAAGCAGTACTTCACTACCGGGATCAACTGCGATGTGGAGAACGCGAGAGAACAGTTCAACATTACCAAACAGAGCTTCAACAAGACGGGTGGAATCGTATGCGGACACTGCATGCAGAGCTTCGACGGATACGAGGTAACGCCGGAAGAAGCCCATGAGATCGGAGTACAGATGGCAAGAGAACTCTGGGGCGACCGCTTCCAGATTGTGGTTGCCACCCACCTGAACACAAACAATGTTCATAACCATATCGTTTTCAACTCAGTCTCTTTTGTGGATGGAAAACGTTTTCACTTCTGCACGGAAGAGACCATGAGGATCCGTGCAGTATCTGACCGGATCTGCCGTGAGCGGAATCTGTCCGTCATCGAGCATCCGGAAGGAAAGCGGGTCCCCTACTCTCTCTTCAAAATGGAGAAAGCCGGCATGCCCACCAGATACAATGTGGCAAGGCAGGCGCTGGACGAAGCCATCTCGGTCAGCGCCAACATAGAGGAATTCAAATCGGAACTGAAAAAGCGGGGTTATCTGTATCAGTTCAATCCCCGGCGCAAGTACTGGACCGTAACGCCTCCGGGATGGACAAAGGCCATCCGGACCGATCGCCTGGGGGATACCTACACAAGAGAGATGATTCAGCAGAGAGTATTTTCAAATGATATCGGTGTCAGGATGCAGCGGTTGCAGAAAGAGTCCCGTAGCTCCAATCATTATGACCTGAAGCGCCGGATCGACAAAATCATGGGAAGAAGCGGTCTGGAAAAACTGTATCTCCGGTACTGCTACGAGCTGGGATACCTGCCGAAGTACCGGCAGAATCCCGTGCGGCTTCATGCGGTCCTGAAAGAGGAGCTTTTGAAGTGTGATCTGTACAGCGAGGAAGCAAAGCTCCTTGCAAGGTACAACATTGGCACGGAGGAGGATCTGGAAAAAAGAATGAAGTCTCTGACGGAAGATTACTCTTCCATCAGTGCGCGGCGAAACGAGTTGAGACAGAAGCTCCGGCGGAAGATGCCGGAAGAGGAAGATGCAAAGTACCGGGAACAGGTAAGGAAGCTGACTGCGGAGCTGAAGGATACCCGGAAAGAACTGAAGCTCTGCAGGGACATCCGGGAACGGTCCGGTCAGGTAGAACGGAATCTTGAAACTGTGATTGAAGACAGAACACGGGGAAAGGAGAGAAAACCATTATGA
- a CDS encoding nucleotidyl transferase AbiEii/AbiGii toxin family protein: MNKDKMMALIRKRSKESGVSINTLLLLYFFEHFLERIAASKYRTDLILKGGFLLSSVLGIQTRTTMDMDMSLRNHPLSESEIKKIFSELAASDSVDGLRYILKSIDNIKIEDQYPGYKILMEGQIENIRQPFSIDVATGDPITPDAIEYPYCSVFEDDKTVKVMSYNLETIIAEKLETVVSRKTDNSRSKDFYDLYLLFNLKSDNLDKNKLREAVNTTFAYRNTELDANSILSDLNDIQSNAGFRKRWELYCKRNAYVGELSFDQMIESLRGYISIYL, translated from the coding sequence ATGAACAAAGATAAAATGATGGCTCTGATCAGGAAGAGGTCAAAAGAATCAGGTGTATCAATCAACACGTTACTACTGCTTTATTTCTTCGAACATTTTTTAGAACGCATTGCAGCAAGCAAATACAGGACAGATTTGATTTTGAAAGGGGGATTCCTTCTTTCATCGGTACTGGGGATACAAACACGAACAACGATGGATATGGATATGTCTTTGAGAAATCATCCATTGAGTGAAAGTGAAATTAAAAAGATTTTTTCAGAACTGGCCGCTTCCGATAGTGTGGATGGACTGCGATATATTTTAAAATCGATTGACAACATTAAAATTGAAGATCAATATCCCGGATATAAAATTTTGATGGAGGGTCAAATTGAGAATATACGTCAGCCCTTCAGCATAGATGTTGCGACTGGAGATCCGATAACGCCAGATGCGATCGAATATCCATATTGTTCTGTATTTGAAGATGACAAAACTGTAAAAGTAATGTCATATAACCTTGAGACTATTATTGCAGAGAAACTCGAGACGGTTGTTTCAAGAAAGACGGATAATAGCCGCAGCAAGGATTTTTACGACCTTTACCTTCTGTTTAACTTGAAATCAGATAACCTTGATAAAAACAAACTGCGGGAAGCAGTGAATACAACTTTTGCGTATCGGAATACAGAACTTGATGCAAATAGTATACTCAGTGATTTGAACGATATTCAATCGAATGCCGGATTTCGTAAACGCTGGGAGCTGTATTGCAAGCGAAATGCTTATGTCGGTGAACTTTCTTTTGATCAAATGATCGAAAGTTTGAGAGGATATATATCAATTTATCTGTAG
- a CDS encoding ArdC-like ssDNA-binding domain-containing protein, with the protein MNQVNSSDTFDREVYKTRKREEKDRIFEMLSEETQKLLDPEKLKAYADVQARFLRSSVSNALLIGRQRPEATWIRSFDDWKNDSIFVNKGEKAILMLKPVTYERPDGSQGFASDVSKNFDVTQTTAMGRTISRKEYHEMSGMLSPEELLGAVRQRAMTTFVRDEAFRGRAVNMADLSVYLMAKYYRLDPPDVDFERVARFFEGRKEKDVRRELTAVKTAADEVNREMLARARDGRENER; encoded by the coding sequence ATGAATCAGGTGAATAGTAGTGATACTTTCGACCGTGAAGTCTACAAAACCCGGAAGAGAGAAGAAAAAGACCGCATCTTCGAAATGCTGTCAGAGGAAACGCAAAAGCTTCTGGATCCGGAGAAGCTGAAGGCCTATGCGGATGTGCAGGCTCGCTTCCTTCGAAGTTCTGTTTCCAATGCCCTTCTTATCGGGCGGCAGAGACCGGAGGCAACATGGATCCGGTCCTTTGATGACTGGAAGAATGACAGCATCTTTGTGAACAAAGGCGAGAAAGCTATCCTGATGCTGAAGCCGGTCACCTATGAGAGGCCGGATGGAAGCCAGGGCTTTGCTTCGGATGTCAGTAAAAATTTCGATGTTACTCAGACTACGGCGATGGGAAGAACGATCAGCAGGAAGGAATACCACGAGATGAGCGGAATGCTGTCGCCGGAAGAGCTGCTGGGAGCCGTTCGTCAGCGGGCGATGACGACCTTTGTCCGGGACGAGGCGTTCCGTGGAAGAGCCGTAAACATGGCGGATCTCAGTGTGTATCTCATGGCGAAGTACTACCGGCTGGATCCTCCGGACGTGGATTTCGAGCGCGTTGCCCGCTTTTTCGAAGGCCGCAAGGAAAAAGATGTACGCCGTGAACTGACTGCAGTGAAAACCGCAGCTGACGAAGTGAACAGAGAGATGCTGGCCCGAGCCAGAGACGGTCGGGAGAATGAGAGGTAG
- a CDS encoding DUF3846 domain-containing protein, with protein MNEHNENDKLRVLLLKPGEQAEIAEIEDNLESMQRLVEGNIEEYMPFEEASDPRIGDCAIVCNEEGKMLGMELNRGIFDQNGRLQDIIAGPFFICYAPVERERFLSMPPDLEEKMRKKFEFPEQFYVTENGIRSKKFHPMKHERKQSMER; from the coding sequence ATGAACGAACATAATGAAAATGATAAGCTCCGGGTGTTATTGCTTAAGCCGGGAGAACAGGCAGAGATTGCAGAAATCGAGGATAATCTGGAGTCGATGCAAAGGCTCGTGGAGGGAAATATTGAAGAATATATGCCCTTTGAGGAGGCATCGGATCCACGCATCGGAGACTGCGCCATCGTCTGCAACGAGGAAGGAAAAATGCTCGGCATGGAACTGAACAGAGGAATATTTGACCAGAACGGGCGGCTGCAGGACATCATTGCAGGTCCGTTTTTCATTTGCTACGCACCTGTCGAAAGGGAAAGATTCCTGTCCATGCCGCCTGATCTGGAAGAAAAAATGCGGAAGAAATTCGAATTTCCGGAGCAGTTTTATGTAACGGAAAACGGAATCAGGTCGAAGAAATTTCATCCAATGAAGCACGAGAGAAAACAGTCCATGGAAAGGTAG
- a CDS encoding VirD4-like conjugal transfer protein, CD1115 family: MNTTDKKTILLGSVIGVIPVIWAALIAAPYMRNGLLEHMDELSGAFRQPFQIRMTENTLRTILLFLAIYAVSIGIWLSTRRNYRRGEEHGSAKWGDPKTLNKRYADRIPENNKLLTQNVRIGLNGRKHRRNLNVMVIGGSGAGKTRFYCKPNVMQCGESSLVILDPKGETIRATGHLLEEKGYAVKALDLQEMDRSHCYNPFVYLRDDNDVQRLVTNLFKSTTPKGAQSNDPFWDTAAQMLLLALIFYLKYEAPEEEQNFAMVMEMLRAGDVDEEDNSPSPLDNLFFDLEKTDPDHIALKYYRNYHSGAAKTLKSIQITLAARLEKFNLESLAKLTITDELDLPSLGERKTALFAIIPDNDTSFNFLVSILYTQLFQQLFHCADKKYGGSLPVHVHFVLDEFANLSMPSDFQKILSVMRSRNVSVSIILQNLAQLKALYEKDWESIMGNCDEFVYLGGNEQQTHKYVSELLGKETIDTNTYGRSTGRSGNYSTNYQNTGRELMTPDEVRMLDNRYSLLFIRGERPVKDLKYDILKHPNIALTEDGGAPPFLHGIADKADFSIQLTSAFLEHEDDQPAEPTGYELLSEEDLQHEFEEGESFND, encoded by the coding sequence ATGAACACTACCGATAAGAAGACTATCCTGCTCGGCTCAGTCATCGGGGTGATTCCCGTGATCTGGGCTGCGCTGATCGCTGCGCCATATATGAGGAATGGGCTGTTGGAGCACATGGACGAACTGTCCGGCGCTTTCCGGCAGCCTTTTCAGATCCGGATGACGGAAAACACACTGCGAACGATCCTGCTTTTCCTGGCGATCTACGCTGTCAGCATCGGCATCTGGCTCTCCACCCGGCGGAATTACCGCCGAGGCGAGGAGCATGGCTCTGCGAAATGGGGAGATCCTAAAACGCTGAATAAAAGATATGCCGACAGGATCCCGGAAAACAACAAACTGCTTACCCAGAATGTGCGGATCGGTCTGAACGGCAGGAAGCACAGGAGGAACCTGAATGTAATGGTCATCGGAGGATCCGGTGCAGGAAAGACACGGTTTTACTGCAAACCTAATGTCATGCAGTGCGGAGAAAGTTCCCTTGTGATTCTGGATCCCAAGGGTGAGACCATCCGGGCAACCGGCCATCTTCTGGAGGAAAAGGGATATGCGGTGAAGGCCCTGGATCTTCAGGAAATGGACCGGTCGCACTGTTACAATCCCTTTGTCTATCTGCGGGACGATAACGACGTGCAGCGGCTGGTGACCAATCTCTTCAAGTCCACCACGCCAAAAGGTGCTCAGTCCAATGATCCCTTCTGGGATACGGCAGCACAGATGCTGCTTCTGGCACTGATCTTTTATCTTAAGTATGAGGCGCCGGAGGAAGAGCAGAATTTTGCCATGGTCATGGAGATGCTCCGAGCCGGAGATGTAGACGAAGAGGACAATTCACCCAGTCCCCTGGACAACCTTTTCTTCGATCTGGAAAAGACAGATCCGGATCACATTGCTCTCAAGTATTACCGCAATTACCATTCCGGTGCGGCAAAGACGCTGAAGTCCATCCAGATTACCTTGGCTGCAAGGCTGGAAAAATTCAATCTGGAGAGTCTTGCAAAGCTGACCATCACCGATGAACTGGACCTGCCGTCACTGGGAGAAAGGAAGACAGCACTGTTTGCCATCATTCCGGACAACGACACCAGCTTCAACTTTCTGGTATCCATTTTGTACACCCAGCTCTTTCAGCAGCTTTTCCATTGCGCAGACAAGAAATACGGCGGCAGTCTTCCGGTTCACGTGCATTTCGTGCTGGACGAGTTTGCCAACCTGTCCATGCCTTCGGACTTTCAGAAGATCCTGTCTGTCATGCGCTCCCGGAACGTATCAGTCAGTATCATTTTGCAGAATCTGGCGCAGCTCAAGGCGCTGTATGAGAAAGACTGGGAATCCATCATGGGAAACTGCGACGAGTTCGTCTACCTGGGCGGCAACGAGCAGCAGACCCATAAGTACGTCAGTGAGCTTCTGGGAAAAGAGACCATCGATACCAACACCTATGGCAGGTCCACCGGAAGGAGCGGCAACTATTCAACAAATTACCAGAACACCGGAAGAGAACTGATGACGCCGGATGAAGTGCGGATGCTGGATAACCGGTATTCCCTTCTTTTTATCCGGGGCGAACGGCCGGTGAAGGATCTCAAGTATGACATTCTGAAGCATCCCAATATTGCGCTGACAGAGGACGGCGGAGCTCCACCGTTCCTGCACGGCATAGCGGATAAGGCGGACTTCAGCATCCAGCTGACGTCGGCGTTCCTGGAACATGAGGACGATCAGCCGGCAGAGCCCACGGGATATGAGCTTTTGTCAGAAGAAGATCTGCAGCATGAATTCGAGGAAGGAGAATCGTTTAATGACTAG
- a CDS encoding PcfB family protein, whose protein sequence is MNPGGDAAEQVVRLSLEGVEVAARITGNGAKNIAILLHAVLKEEQKTKGKTRLTNMLRTGKELKVYTVQQKDLKKFTQEAKRYGVLYCVLRDENNKDENAVVDVIARAEDASKIQRITERFRLGTVPTASVTGSVKEQEKYFPEKDAREKKEPEARSERTMGAGPGKQKQKANPDLAKTANDPPSEPSLRQTSRSNGSTGMNRPSVREKLNYYRRRQSREQKLSREKEKMLSSKENTVKVPLPKRPGKER, encoded by the coding sequence ATGAATCCAGGAGGAGATGCAGCAGAACAGGTCGTCAGGCTGTCGCTGGAAGGCGTGGAGGTGGCGGCGAGGATCACCGGAAACGGAGCCAAGAACATCGCCATTCTACTTCACGCCGTGCTGAAGGAAGAACAGAAGACAAAGGGAAAGACCCGGCTCACCAACATGCTGAGAACTGGAAAGGAACTGAAGGTCTATACAGTGCAGCAGAAGGACCTGAAGAAATTCACACAGGAAGCCAAACGCTACGGGGTGCTCTACTGCGTGCTGCGGGACGAGAACAACAAAGACGAGAATGCTGTTGTGGATGTGATTGCAAGAGCCGAGGACGCTTCCAAGATCCAGAGGATCACCGAACGCTTCCGCCTTGGAACAGTGCCAACGGCATCCGTCACCGGCAGCGTCAAAGAACAGGAGAAATATTTTCCGGAAAAGGATGCACGGGAGAAGAAGGAGCCGGAGGCAAGAAGCGAAAGAACCATGGGAGCAGGCCCCGGGAAACAAAAGCAGAAGGCAAACCCCGATTTGGCGAAGACGGCAAACGACCCTCCGTCCGAGCCAAGCTTGAGGCAAACAAGCCGCTCAAATGGGTCGACTGGAATGAATAGGCCATCTGTCCGGGAAAAGCTGAACTACTACCGGAGGCGACAGTCCCGGGAGCAGAAGCTGTCCCGGGAAAAAGAAAAGATGCTTTCCTCCAAAGAGAATACTGTGAAAGTGCCGCTTCCCAAGCGGCCGGGAAAGGAGCGATAA